A window of Pseudophryne corroboree isolate aPseCor3 chromosome 12, aPseCor3.hap2, whole genome shotgun sequence contains these coding sequences:
- the LOC134980788 gene encoding complexin-3-like has protein sequence MASVAKSLFGGPVKSMSCCTSGGFTQDLRPPREDKSSIFTTRRWSADEQQHRRVLQPDTKRRDSLYAQQKAERAVMREHFREKYNLRKNPQDQQQVKAAGDNVRLAKELRAAVRQGEPERDDFSLPGFLSYKSLDLSYLRKGANMEYLQPGRRCLVM, from the exons ATGGCTTCCGTGGCCAAGTCACTGTTTGGGGGACCAGTGAAGAGTATGTCTTGCTGCACATCTGGGGGGTTCACACAGGACCTCCGACCTCCCAGAGAGGACAAGTCCAGCATATTCACCACAAGAAGATGGAGTGCAGACGAGCAGCAACACCGCAGGGTCCTACAACCTGACAC GAAGAGGAGAGACTCGCTGTACGCCCAGCAGAAGGCAGAGAGGGCGGTGATGAGGGAACACTTTCGGGAGAAGTACAACCTGCGTAAA aACCCTCAGGATCAGCAGCAggtgaaggcggctggagacaACGTCAGGCTGGCCAAGGAGCTGCGAGCCGCAGTGCGACAGGGCGAGCCGGAGAGAGACGACTTCTCCCTTCCCGGGTTCCTCAGCTACAAGAGCCTGGATCTCAGCTACCTGAGGAAGGGCGCCAACATGGAGTACCTGCAGCCAGGGCGCCGCTGCCTGGTCATGTGA